TGCTGTGGGAACCCCCAACTTTGTAGCCATGTTGGACAGAAGTGTGGGTATCCTGGGGACCCACTGCTTGCGACTGACGCCTAATTGAGGacaatcttgtgggactgagcccttcaaCCTGTGGAGTTTGACACTAACTCCAGGTGGTTGGTGTCAGAACGGATTTAAATGATAGGACACTCAGTTGGTGTCCGGAGAGTTGGAAAATTGGTTGGCATGGAGGAGaaaaccccacacatttggtgtcagaaatgCTGTGAGTAGAGAAACAGTTTTTCTATAGGAGGCtttaagaaaactggaaaattaaaaatattccttcCCACGGTGATGGTTGGTGGTGAGGGTTGCACaccaatgtgaatgtacttaattctACTGAATTGCATACTTAAAACTAGctaaaatgtggggctggccgCGTGGCTGAGTAggtaagttcacacgctccactttggctgcccagttcagatcctgggcacggacctacacaccgctcatcaagccacgctgaggtggcatcccacatagaagagctagaatgacctacaactaagatatacaactatgtactaggacattgaagagaaaaaaaaaaaaggaagattggcaacagatgttagctcagggccaatcttcctgaaaaaaaaaagctaaactgataaatttgatgttatgtttattttaccacaataaaaaaattaattagcaaacttgaaaaaaaatcccatcgtcgaatggataaacaaaatgtggtatatccatgcaatggaatattactcagccataaaaaggaatagagcacagatacatgctacaaagcagatgaacctcaaaaatatttaattgaaaaaaacagacacaaaggtcacacattgtatgatccaatttatattaaatatccatAATAAGCAAATCCacggagacagaaagcagaatgatggtggccaggggctggaggaagaagggaatggGAGTGAGCACCTAATGAGTGTGGGGTTCTTTGGGGTGATGCAAATTTTCGGAGCTAGATAGAGGggctggttgcacaacaatatgaatgacCAGACACCACTGAATCGTATCctttaaaagagttaatattgttatgGGAATTTCaccttgattaaatttatataCCTAATTCCCTCCAGCCAACATACCTTTGGCCCTAAAGCCCACAAAATGTAGACCCAGCTGCAGGTGGCTCTGCCATCTGTGCAGTGTGGCTTGCGTGAGACAggtaacctctctgggcctcacagAGGAAAAGGAAGCCCATCCTTCCTCCCCACAGGGGTGCCTCAGGGATCAAATGGCTAACTGAGCGAAAGTGCTCTGAGAAGCAGGAAGGCCCGCTGACACAAGGTGGTCACCAACAACACAAATCCACGGGCTTCGAGCCTCACCCTATGGCCTGCGGGGGGCGGGGAAGCCCAGTAAcactctctgtgtgtctctctgtctctctgtctctctgccacaCTCGGCCACACTTCACAAGGAGAAGTACCATGCAGTGGGAGGGGAAGGACGCTGTTCTCCTGCGCACCCAGGAGTCCCCCTGAAGCTGACACAGCCCCCTCCGCCACCCCACATCcagtctttcctctccctcctcacctcaGATGGCAAAGAGCGGCTGGGCAGAAGGGCAGCAGGTGCGTGTGAGCCAGCAGGGGAAGGGCCAGGGCGGTTACAAGTCTGActgattttcacatttattttagccctcccacccccatcctttTCTGCTTCAGTAGGAATCAAGACAGACAAGGGAGACTGGGATTCCAAGCAGATTTAGAGCGTGGAAAACACATGCGTGTGTAAAACGTGTaccacaggccagccctgtgctaagcattttgccTTGAtggctcatttaattctcacaacacccCGATAGTAAATACTATTACTGTCCCATTTTGAATTTTGCAGAGGAGAGAAGTGAGGCTGAAAGAGGTAAACTCGCACAGCTAGAGTGAGGAGTCTGGGTTTTAACGCTTGCAGCCTGACTCCTTCCTGCCACAGTGGGTCTTTTGCTGTGACTTCCCCTCTAACTGGATTGGGGGAAGGCAGGAAAAACCCTGACCCTCTCCCACCGAGCTTCAGCCAGTGATACTGCTTCCTGGATGAGAAGGGCGGCCCCAAAGCCCGCAGCAAGGCCGGCGCCACGGCCACCATCCCTCCAGACTCCTCACAGCTCTGCAGCAGCCCAGACCCGCTGGCCCTCCAGGACTGGAGGTGCTCCCGACAGAAAGTCAGGTTAGTGTCGTCCTCCCAGGGAAGAAGGGAATCAGGGCTTGGAGACAACTGGCTTTCCTGCCTGTTCCACAGATGTTCTCAGGGATGAattcggggtgggggtggggtggtgagagtgtgtgtgtgtgcgtgcaagTGTCCCACATCCATAGCCCAAATGGCAAGATGGAGCAAGAGCCCCTCAGCAGGCCCGTGTGAAAGGGCCAAGGGGGGAAGCGCCAGGAGAGGAATGAATGTTGGAGCCCACCTGGCACTTGGGAGTGGATGGGACTGGCCAGCTGGGAAGAAATCTGGTTGGACACAAACAGTTCTGGTCTTTCCCATCACTGAGGCCCCTTAACAAGGCATCTCTGCTCTTGCGTCAAAGCTGACAAGGGAGTTGTTTACTATTTATCCACAGTTCGAGGGCTAAGCTTCCCTTCTTGCCTCTCCACACCAAGAATCTTTCCCCAAAGCCTCATGGCCCCTGTGGCCCGCTGCTTTGGGGACATAAGGCTGCTTTAGAGGTCTCGTTTTTCTTCCAaccctctcttctccccattaGGCGTTTGCTGGTCCTGATGTCAGTCATGCCCAGCGTGGGGCCAGGCCCCTCTGAGGGCTTCACCACCGCGCCCACCAGCGACCTTGAAGAGATCCACAATTGGAACGAACTGCTCCACTTCTTCAACCACACTCTGCCCGAGTGCGAAATGGAGCTTGACGAGAACACCAAGCGAGTGGTCCTCTTTGTCCTCTACCTGGCCATCTTCGTGGTTGGGCTGGTGGAGAACATCCTGGTGATATGTGTCAACTGGCGCTGCTCGGGCCAGGCGGGGCTGCTGAGCCTCTACATCCTTAACATGGCCGTAGCAGACCTGGGCATCGTCCTGTCTCTGCCCGTGTGGATGCTGGAGGTCACACTGGACTACACCTGGCTCTGGGGCAACTTCTTCTGCCGCTTCACTCACTACTTCTACTTTACCAACATGTACAGCAGCATCTTCTTCCTGGTGTGCCTCAGTGTTGACCGCTACGTCACCCTCACcaactcctctccctcctggcagCGCCACCAGCATAAAGTGAGGCGGGCAGTGTGTGCAGGCGTCTGGGTCCTCTCGGCCATCATCCCACTACCCGAGGTGGTCCACATCCAGCTGGTGGAGAGCTCTGAGCCCATGTGCCTCTTCCTGGCACCCTTTGAAACATACAGCACGTGGGCCCTGGCGGTGGCCTTGTCAAGCACTGTCCTGGGCTTCCTGCTGCCCTTCCCTCTCATCGCAGTCTTCAATGTGCTGATGGCCTGCCGGCTTCAGAAGGCAGGATGGCCGGAGGGCCGACGCCACTGCCTGCTGGTGTGTGCCTACGTAGCTGTCTTTGTCATCTGCTGGCTGCCCTACCACGTGACCCTGCTGCTGCTCACACTGCATGGGACCCACGTCTCCCTCCACTGCTACCTGACCCACCTGCTCTACTTCTTCTATGACATCATTGATTGCTTCTCCATGCTCCACTGTGTCGTCAACCCCATCCTTTACAACTTTCTCAGCCCAAGCTTCCGGGGCCGGTTGCTGAATGCTGTGGTCCATTACCTCCCCAAGGTCCAGGCCAGGGAGGGCAGACacgcttcctcttcctcctcctccactcagCACTCCATCGTCATCACCAAGGAGGACATGCAGCCCACTGCAGCAGGCCACCCTAACCTGAACTTCCAGGCACCAAATACCTCATCCATCCCTGCTCCTCGAACTCTACAGCCAGCTGAGGCAGATTCCAGCCGCCTCCATCAGTGAATTAAAAACTGGAGGTGTAGGTGAGAGATGTGCGGGGGAGGGTCAGAGCACTCGTGGTCAATTTTGAGTATGTCTTAAAatattggggtggggagggggagaagggacagggagggagagagaacaggtCCTTGGGGGTGTACTATTTGTCTCGGTCTTTGTGTCTAAGGGAGACATGCAGGAAAAAAGGTGACATAAATAAAAGAGACAGCCATGACTCTGGATGTGTGAAAACCCCGCCCTTGCAGGCAGGATTGGGAAGGGAGCGAAGGCTAAAGAGATGCCCAGCAGAAAGTAGATGCCCTCATTTCAGAAATCGCCCTGGCCGGAGACAGCAAGGTCCATGGGACCTCACAAAACTTTCCTTTCACGTCTGCGTGCTTGTTGATCTCCCTGCACACCATGCAGGCTGTGGGGACAGAAGCCAGAGGCCAAGGAACCAGGAGGCCTCAGCAGGATGTTCCCAGCAGTGTAACCCCAGAGATATGAGAAATGGACGGGGTGGGGACAGGAGGCGGTGGGGCCTGAGACAGGCACCTTGCAGCTGGGTTGGCAGGATGGTTCTCCGCCCCCCATCCAGGAAATGGCTCCATTTCCTCCCCTTTCCTGACACTCTCCCCTTCAGCCaccctgctcccctccacccaGAGCAGAGGAGCTGTCCCAGAGTCAACACTCCCCACAGCCCATCTCCTCCCTGCTTTGGATCTAGGACATTTCCAGACTTCTCAGAAGAGATGCTATCCAAAAtccaccctgcccctccctttctctccagaTCAGAGGAAAATATCGAGACACCTATTCTGGGAGCAGACCTTGGGACAGCCAGCAGCAGGCACTGACAGATGGTGTCCACGAGCTTTTGTCCCCTGCGAGAACTAAGTCAGCTCTTCTCACCCTTAGACTTCCTCCTCCCTGGCCAAATCTTTCCATAACTTTCCTGTCTGGCAACTTACTTCTGTTAACACTTGTCCTATAGATAGGAAAAGAAGACCTCTTGTTAACTAGTAGGTCTTCTGGAAAAGGTCATTTATCAGTTTGGGAAACCGGGATCGTGTCCATGAAGACCTCTGACTGAAGTAAAATCCTAAGAACTGGTCCCAGTCCACCAGTTCCAAGTCCTTGGCCTCTTAATCCTGCCTGTGGAGAGGGAAAGGCTTGTGGACATAAACACTGAGGGCCTCTGGCCTGCTCACGTGCTCTGGACGGCTGCAGTGTCTAACCTGGAGCAACCACACACTGACCTGGAGCCTGTCTCCTCTGCTCTTAGAACCTACCAGGATATCCGTTCAGCAGGTGCATTAAACATGCACTCCCACCGTGTCTGCACCCGTTTGTCAGGAGCACGGAGGGAAATCTGTATCCATAATCCCCCCGCCCACTGGGCCCAAACCTGAAAGGGGCTTAAGCTACACACAGCCACTCGGTGGCAGAGCGGAGGGCCTCTCACCCAGGAGAGTGCAGGTGGGAACTGGGGGTGGCAGCAAGGGCTTAACCCACAAGGtagaaaatgcattaaagactttcCGTCCTTGTGTCCACATAAAAACCAAGCCAAGACCTGATGCCCATATCACTGCCTCCTCTGACTCAGGCTCCAGAAGTTTCCTAAAGGAAGTCCAATTTTATACCTCTGGCTCATCCCAGGTTACCTCAGAGGCCACTTCCCCAAGATCCTGCTCGCCTCACGGATTTCACTCTGGTGACCAGTTATCGCCCTGGTGGCGCGAACGCTTCCTTAGGGccttgggaggagagagaactgtcTGCGCTAACTGCAGCACGGCTGCCCAGCCAGCATTCACTGAGCACCGACGGGGGCCGAACCACCCCTCATTACTAGAGGTCTGTCTCCCCTGTGGGGGTACATGTTGCCAACCTCATGAGtctgcttctctcctctccaacgTACCACATCACAGTCAATTAAATGGCATTGGCAAGACAATTTGTGGCCAACTCTCTAGTCTAACTAGACATTAGCAGAGTCCCACTGCTCTCTTTGGGCCAACAGATCGCCTCAGGGATGTTTCCCCTGAAAGGTTGGGTCAGACATATTTCCCACTAAAAACATGTCAACCTGGGGAATTCCAGctccaggaaaggaaaacatgctGATAGAACTCTGGCATCTGCTGAGAGAATGCTGCTTCTGGAAGGGCGACAGCCCCGAGGCTCTGAGCGCGAGGGACGAGCATGTGACAGTAAATAGGAAAAGAATTCCCTCCCATTTCAAATGtcctttttttattctaaataaaaaccACACTTTGTGCTGAACAATGGAATATAAAAGAATCAGATGTACAACGATTTAAACATCtactatttgggaaaaaaagtttacaaaatatacaaaactttACAGCAATAGATAGTAAACACTTAAATATTAGGAGGTCAGTACTTCTTAATTTAATGGAAGGAGTTAGACGTCAATAACTCTTCTCTGTTTCATAAGAGACTTTAGCTAGTAGAGGTGAGAGGGTAGACAGGGGTGTTAAAGAAACGTCAAAATCAAAAGGTTCATTTTCATTCTGATGTTAAGTTTACGATGAGGATCACATTGAAAAGAACACTGTGTGCCCTGCTTCCTGGCTCATTCAGTGCAGGATTAGGACAAAGGACATGTGAGGACCCCCAGAAGGGCACAGACTTCGCCACACAGCCCACTCCCATGCCAAAAAAATCAGTGCCCACCTACAAAGGGATGTAAATTCATTATGAGTTGAGTAGTCTGGGGAACAGAGCACAGCAGGAGGCTAGAAGTGGAAGAAAATTCATCAGTAGCAAAACCTGACTGGGGAGAAGGTATTTAAGCCCAAAGCCTTGTCCTGGAGACCAAAGGGTGCTGACAGATGGGGAGAAGAAAGTCAAAATGAACTTTGACCCATTTCCTGGTTCTTGGGGGTCACCTTGGCTGGACCCCACCTCCTTTCTCCCCAACTAGCCATGAACTATAGAGACTCCACGGAGTCTTACAGTTTAGGAACAAATACTAGGGCACAGCAGAGCTTTGCTGAGGGTGCTGGGAGTGCCGGGACACTGACCCCCTCCTCTGGCCACAAGCAGCCTCCGCTGTTTACACCAGCATGCCGGAAAGCATTACCCTTTTCCCTCAGGAGACACATTGGGAATGGCCTTGTGCTTGGTTTAACGCTCTATAGTCACCATCTGgaaatttcttaataatttttaaacaaagggcTCTGCAAATTGTGTAGCCAGTCCTGAGTACAGAACAAGATAAAAGGGGAAAAAGGTGAAGACATTTAAGGGTCAAACAGAACCTGGGAACAATACAGCAGGAGACAGTGCTCAACGGGGCTCCAGGGCCTCAGTGGCATTAAGATCAAATGAACAGAaggttgaaaaattaaaaactcaaaataaaatgaatgcctTCCACCAGGTATCCTAGGGTGCCCTTCACCTGTCTAGCGTTTCAAGTAAAAGTTCGGAAAAGGGtgagctgggggcagaggcagccaACCCGACTCCACACAGAGGGAGGGTCAGGCCTGAACGTGAGGGACACGCGGAGGAACAGGGTTTGGTCAGTGAGCCACATGAGCTGCTGACCCTGCGACTGTCTGACTG
This DNA window, taken from Equus przewalskii isolate Varuska chromosome 5, EquPr2, whole genome shotgun sequence, encodes the following:
- the GPR182 gene encoding G-protein coupled receptor 182, which codes for MSVMPSVGPGPSEGFTTAPTSDLEEIHNWNELLHFFNHTLPECEMELDENTKRVVLFVLYLAIFVVGLVENILVICVNWRCSGQAGLLSLYILNMAVADLGIVLSLPVWMLEVTLDYTWLWGNFFCRFTHYFYFTNMYSSIFFLVCLSVDRYVTLTNSSPSWQRHQHKVRRAVCAGVWVLSAIIPLPEVVHIQLVESSEPMCLFLAPFETYSTWALAVALSSTVLGFLLPFPLIAVFNVLMACRLQKAGWPEGRRHCLLVCAYVAVFVICWLPYHVTLLLLTLHGTHVSLHCYLTHLLYFFYDIIDCFSMLHCVVNPILYNFLSPSFRGRLLNAVVHYLPKVQAREGRHASSSSSSTQHSIVITKEDMQPTAAGHPNLNFQAPNTSSIPAPRTLQPAEADSSRLHQ